A part of Hydrogenobacter sp. T-8 genomic DNA contains:
- a CDS encoding outer membrane protein assembly factor BamD: protein MRRLLVLLLIFLVGCAKMTEEKRARLATENYSQGMSAYARKDYKESISKLSEALKYLENLTPEQIKSAKYTIGESYYLRKDYINAIVYLEDYLFYYPESPEAEKVYFMVVDSYMKVAPDAYRDQSYTLKAIDKAKEFLSKYPNSPYTDRVMELIDNAQTKIARHEYLIGRFYEDFGYYYSASLRYRNLLVNYPEQVSEAEVLYRYIKSLLRVKDQAKRQEAKYKKWIESAEKELRTAKSEEDRRAIQNRIDFLNREIERWKNLAEMSRQEGLKLLETYAQVYGENVYYRELKRYAGQ, encoded by the coding sequence ATGCGTAGACTCTTAGTGCTTTTACTCATATTCTTAGTGGGTTGTGCCAAGATGACAGAAGAAAAAAGGGCGAGGCTTGCAACAGAAAACTACTCTCAGGGCATGTCCGCCTACGCAAGAAAAGACTACAAAGAATCCATAAGCAAGCTCTCAGAGGCTCTGAAATACTTAGAAAACCTAACTCCAGAACAGATAAAGTCCGCCAAATATACCATAGGTGAAAGCTACTATTTGAGAAAGGATTACATAAATGCCATAGTTTACCTTGAGGACTATCTCTTTTACTATCCAGAAAGCCCCGAGGCGGAAAAGGTTTACTTCATGGTGGTAGACAGCTACATGAAGGTGGCACCAGACGCCTATAGAGACCAAAGCTACACACTAAAAGCCATAGACAAAGCAAAAGAGTTTCTCAGCAAGTATCCAAACAGCCCGTACACAGATAGGGTCATGGAGCTTATAGACAATGCTCAAACAAAAATAGCAAGACACGAATACCTAATAGGCAGGTTTTATGAAGACTTTGGTTACTACTACTCCGCCTCTTTAAGATACAGAAATCTTCTTGTAAACTACCCTGAGCAAGTTTCAGAAGCGGAGGTCCTATACAGGTATATAAAGTCCTTACTGCGTGTGAAAGATCAAGCAAAGAGACAGGAGGCAAAATATAAAAAATGGATAGAATCTGCGGAGAAGGAACTAAGGACTGCCAAGTCTGAAGAGGATAGAAGGGCTATCCAAAACAGAATTGACTTCTTGAATAGAGAAATAGAAAGGTGGAAAAACCTTGCAGAGATGAGTAGACAGGAAGGCTTAAAACTGCTTGAAACATACGCACAGGTATATGGAGAGAACGTCTATTATAGAGAACTAAAAAGGTATGCAGGACAGTAG
- a CDS encoding lipoyl protein ligase domain-containing protein yields MNEVKTYDLSYVEAFSGVENMQKDWENLLLVEKTGKPLFRLYRWQEPTISIGYSQKEPDILLPVVKRPTGGGALLHGWDLSFSYAGLRKDWGWSFAKVYKNFMGLILESLKELNAEFEMSRYRGGYEDFFCYFYPTLGEITYRGKKILACAMRVLKDAFLIHGSLFIEFDYQEFEKLTGIPTGTIKERIITFKELNIPSYALVYLMKDVVK; encoded by the coding sequence ATGAACGAAGTAAAAACCTATGATTTATCTTATGTTGAAGCCTTCAGCGGTGTAGAAAACATGCAAAAGGATTGGGAAAACCTTCTCCTCGTGGAAAAGACAGGAAAACCTCTTTTTAGACTTTACCGATGGCAAGAACCGACCATAAGCATAGGATACTCACAAAAAGAACCTGACATACTTCTCCCAGTTGTAAAGAGACCTACAGGTGGAGGTGCTCTCCTTCATGGTTGGGATTTGTCCTTTTCATACGCAGGACTTAGAAAGGATTGGGGCTGGAGCTTTGCAAAGGTCTATAAAAACTTCATGGGTCTTATCTTAGAAAGTCTTAAGGAGTTAAACGCTGAATTTGAAATGAGCAGATACAGGGGAGGCTATGAGGACTTTTTCTGCTACTTTTATCCAACCCTTGGGGAGATAACCTACAGAGGCAAGAAAATACTCGCCTGTGCCATGAGAGTCCTAAAGGATGCTTTTCTTATACACGGAAGCCTCTTTATTGAATTTGACTATCAAGAGTTTGAAAAACTTACGGGTATTCCCACAGGCACTATAAAAGAGAGGATAATAACCTTCAAGGAGTTAAATATACCATCCTATGCTCTGGTTTACCTTATGAAAGATGTTGTAAAATAG
- a CDS encoding ADP-ribosylation factor-like protein, with translation MLVDLERKIIRLKVVYYGIGQSGKTTNLEKLSEMEGLSLMKIDTQEEKTLVFDFATKKVKVGELTLSFALYTVPGQDIYKDIRLTVLRGVDGVVFVVDSQKERLKENINFYSLLKADLLRIGKDPSSVPVVMQYNKLDLPNAMDYREMEKVINLENYPSVCASAIRGEGVLETFKVLEDYLISKVERMLL, from the coding sequence ATGTTGGTAGACCTTGAAAGAAAGATCATAAGGCTAAAGGTGGTTTATTACGGTATAGGTCAATCTGGCAAAACAACAAACCTTGAAAAGCTCTCAGAAATGGAAGGTCTTAGTCTAATGAAGATAGACACCCAAGAAGAGAAAACCCTTGTCTTTGACTTTGCCACAAAGAAGGTAAAGGTTGGAGAGCTTACCCTTTCCTTCGCACTATACACAGTGCCTGGTCAAGACATATATAAAGATATAAGGCTTACTGTTCTCAGGGGTGTTGATGGAGTGGTGTTTGTTGTGGACTCACAAAAGGAAAGGCTAAAGGAAAACATAAACTTTTACAGTCTTCTGAAGGCAGATCTGCTTCGCATTGGTAAAGACCCATCAAGTGTTCCAGTGGTAATGCAGTATAACAAGCTTGACCTACCAAACGCAATGGACTACAGGGAGATGGAAAAGGTTATAAATCTCGAAAACTACCCTTCTGTTTGTGCAAGTGCCATAAGGGGCGAAGGGGTGTTAGAGACCTTTAAGGTTCTTGAAGACTATCTCATATCAAAGGTAGAAAGGATGTTATTATGA
- a CDS encoding AAA family ATPase translates to MRFVQRLLGRREKEEEKIFRLTTPKGELTLKPEDFLEKDPDARIEEFWVDTMDVSEDGYWLLVGRRHGLLQLYDWRGKIHRLPSRPPAQVITDILFRGRYLALITPPYLVVYLLEDIKNPQTWKSFRTTQEGIRASVGLDLQGNLLAYGVVGERVYVIDISGGFGSEGLDFRSTFSYSEAQIGELRSLKFIGTGKLLLSGTRGVALYDLSGKLLRRLDHASGRAVLPLRDKLILAEGNNIYVYDPQLEGPLHSTTTPINISQIDLSPDGEFIFLADAEENRMGLVYLPNLEFLHGFEGFGYSVVRVSPDGSIYTCTYREEDDKRLYSLRAITTNLTDFIYNKDRQSQIIKRAEEELKALKNKLKRVSTLSDPQEFEEYRRLLSMDSPIRRLREVIFEAQTLIEEAKFNTFVKSLEDRIKEGKADAGDLRDLESRIKVEEGERVERLKALKESLETYFQKALQEHLERVRNAVSEVESSDLRDFEALEEVKRAREFINKLPSHLSQQAQAQLLKVFHEKLLQDRLSRYRIRFEDSRVIFGSEDFPKFSGERRRLKWRIRVEERLPLQDKIFARIAFEREDGVLVEPKRYPNLIPQEELKTLPLWVRRYLRHLNGLFSSEPSRLPLFVSYEETPWFVRNLERFASLVKEQLMYSEGILILEGDAGVGKNFLVEVFSALTNRPLYIIPCNSKMEKEDITFVYEFDPRRGTKRTYSDLVKALQTPGAVIYFDEINTLPAGMVKLFNPLFDYRRYLTLPTGEVIKAHREVVLIGGMNPQNYLGVSELPQDIKSRADIIFVDYPPFEDEKGIYHPDEAIILKDHVRELSFLTLEEFIYLWHSVVNGLKTEPLEGQERLEKSVWKVFELLKIANAIRKAYRAYQTQQSEEPVDFVFSIRDTIRCARRLDKYPSVKSLVLETILPKVGSPLEKEIIKSIVERL, encoded by the coding sequence ATGCGTTTTGTTCAAAGGCTGTTGGGTAGAAGAGAGAAGGAAGAGGAAAAGATCTTCAGACTTACCACCCCTAAGGGTGAGCTTACGCTAAAGCCCGAGGATTTCCTTGAAAAAGACCCAGATGCACGCATAGAGGAGTTTTGGGTGGATACCATGGATGTATCCGAGGACGGGTATTGGCTTCTTGTGGGCAGAAGGCACGGGCTTTTACAGCTCTACGATTGGAGGGGCAAAATTCATAGACTACCCTCAAGACCACCCGCACAGGTGATTACGGATATCCTATTTAGAGGAAGGTATCTCGCCCTTATAACGCCACCCTATTTGGTTGTTTATCTTCTTGAAGATATTAAAAACCCCCAAACATGGAAGAGCTTTAGGACAACACAAGAAGGTATAAGGGCATCTGTGGGGCTTGACCTTCAGGGAAATCTTCTTGCCTACGGCGTTGTGGGAGAGAGGGTTTATGTGATAGATATCTCTGGGGGCTTCGGGTCAGAGGGCTTGGACTTTAGAAGCACCTTCTCCTACTCAGAAGCCCAGATAGGAGAGCTAAGGTCTTTGAAGTTTATAGGAACTGGTAAGCTCCTTTTGTCTGGCACAAGAGGCGTAGCTCTCTATGACCTTAGTGGAAAGCTACTCAGAAGGCTTGACCATGCCTCGGGTAGGGCGGTTCTTCCCCTAAGGGACAAGCTGATCCTTGCAGAGGGAAACAACATCTATGTCTACGATCCACAACTTGAAGGACCCCTTCATAGCACTACAACACCCATAAACATCTCTCAGATAGACCTGTCGCCAGATGGTGAGTTTATCTTCCTTGCGGATGCGGAAGAAAACAGAATGGGGCTTGTTTATCTTCCTAATCTTGAGTTTCTCCATGGTTTTGAGGGCTTTGGTTATTCTGTGGTAAGGGTCTCTCCAGATGGAAGCATATACACCTGCACCTATAGAGAGGAAGATGACAAGAGACTTTATAGCCTTAGAGCTATAACCACCAACCTTACAGACTTTATATACAACAAAGATAGACAGTCCCAGATTATAAAAAGGGCGGAGGAGGAGCTGAAAGCTCTGAAAAACAAGCTCAAAAGGGTAAGCACTCTTTCAGACCCTCAAGAATTTGAAGAATACAGAAGGCTCCTCTCCATGGATTCACCAATAAGAAGACTCAGAGAGGTAATATTTGAAGCACAAACCCTTATAGAGGAAGCAAAGTTTAACACCTTTGTGAAAAGTTTAGAGGACAGGATAAAAGAAGGCAAGGCGGATGCGGGAGACCTTAGAGACTTAGAGTCAAGGATAAAAGTGGAAGAAGGTGAGAGGGTGGAGAGACTAAAGGCTCTTAAAGAAAGCCTTGAAACCTATTTTCAGAAAGCTCTACAGGAACATTTAGAAAGGGTAAGAAATGCGGTCAGTGAAGTTGAGAGTAGTGACCTAAGAGACTTTGAAGCCCTTGAGGAGGTAAAAAGGGCAAGAGAGTTTATAAACAAACTACCCAGTCACCTAAGCCAGCAGGCACAGGCTCAACTTCTTAAGGTTTTTCATGAAAAGCTACTTCAAGACAGGCTCAGCAGATATAGGATAAGGTTTGAAGACTCAAGGGTAATCTTTGGGTCCGAAGACTTTCCAAAGTTTTCTGGTGAGAGAAGGAGGTTAAAGTGGAGAATAAGGGTTGAAGAAAGACTGCCCTTGCAGGACAAGATATTTGCTAGAATAGCCTTTGAAAGAGAAGACGGCGTGCTGGTTGAACCTAAAAGATATCCAAACCTTATCCCCCAGGAGGAGTTAAAGACATTGCCCTTGTGGGTTAGGAGATATCTCAGACACCTAAACGGTCTGTTTTCCTCTGAACCTTCAAGACTTCCCCTCTTTGTTTCCTACGAGGAGACTCCATGGTTTGTAAGAAATTTAGAGAGGTTTGCATCCTTGGTAAAGGAACAGCTCATGTATTCTGAGGGTATTCTTATACTTGAAGGAGATGCAGGTGTAGGAAAGAACTTCCTTGTAGAGGTTTTTTCCGCTCTCACCAACAGACCCCTGTATATCATACCCTGCAACTCCAAAATGGAAAAGGAAGACATTACCTTTGTATACGAGTTTGACCCAAGGAGGGGGACAAAGAGGACATACTCGGACCTTGTAAAGGCACTTCAGACCCCAGGTGCGGTCATATACTTTGACGAGATAAACACCTTGCCTGCTGGAATGGTAAAGCTTTTTAACCCCCTCTTTGACTACAGAAGATACCTTACACTGCCCACAGGTGAGGTCATAAAGGCACATAGGGAGGTGGTGCTCATAGGTGGTATGAACCCTCAGAATTATCTGGGAGTTTCAGAGCTTCCACAAGACATAAAGTCAAGGGCGGATATTATCTTTGTAGACTACCCGCCCTTTGAAGATGAGAAGGGTATATACCACCCCGACGAGGCAATAATACTCAAAGACCATGTGCGAGAGCTCTCGTTCCTTACCCTTGAAGAGTTTATCTACCTCTGGCATTCGGTTGTAAACGGTCTGAAGACCGAACCTCTTGAAGGTCAAGAAAGACTTGAAAAAAGCGTATGGAAGGTCTTTGAGCTTCTCAAAATAGCTAACGCCATAAGAAAGGCTTATAGAGCATACCAGACTCAGCAATCTGAAGAGCCTGTAGATTTCGTCTTCTCTATAAGGGATACCATAAGATGTGCCAGAAGGCTTGACAAGTATCCCAGTGTGAAAAGTTTGGTGTTAGAAACCATACTACCGAAGGTGGGGTCTCCTCTTGAGAAGGAGATAATAAAGAGCATCGTGGAAAGGTTATAA
- a CDS encoding Rne/Rng family ribonuclease, whose product MAKRLIVLSSDELILSFLIDGETTYRISAEPMGGQRLLDSIFKGRVKRLAKGMDGVFVDIGIGRDAFLPLKGESYKVGDSVIVQVLREPEGEKGAKLTTSIKFVGKYLVYFPKGKDIRCSSKVHVEKRESLCKLLEGDIGEEGVIIRSSAVHADPEAIRNELHKLRDQWQWVQRKAKALKKPQIILEEYPSYIRLIRDYWQEIEEVVSDNTVVWNNIASFLEEFEPSLLRKNLYLKDPSSYVHRYKLYEVLKGVFNKVLWLKSGGYIVIEETEAFTIIDVNSGDPLGSCHEENALKTNLEAVKEIVRQIILRDIGGIILVDFIDMKKQENRNLIINSMLSAFGEEACGVNIYGFTKLGILEMSRRKTGRSVTKMLSEPCPICSGKGHIKSSSLFFLELDKDIPLYHQSSVELQVHPLRYESVNKRLRARGFTNVQLSISEDININSYSLSHA is encoded by the coding sequence ATGGCAAAGAGGCTGATAGTTTTGTCTTCAGATGAGTTGATACTATCCTTTCTCATAGACGGTGAAACCACTTACAGGATAAGCGCTGAACCAATGGGAGGGCAAAGGCTATTAGATAGCATATTCAAGGGTAGGGTCAAAAGGCTTGCAAAGGGTATGGACGGTGTGTTTGTAGACATAGGTATCGGTAGAGATGCCTTTTTGCCTCTAAAGGGTGAGAGTTATAAAGTGGGAGACAGTGTGATAGTGCAGGTATTAAGGGAACCAGAGGGTGAAAAAGGAGCAAAGCTCACCACCAGCATAAAGTTTGTGGGCAAATATCTCGTATACTTTCCTAAGGGAAAGGATATAAGATGTTCCAGCAAAGTGCACGTGGAAAAGAGGGAAAGCCTATGCAAACTCTTAGAGGGGGATATAGGGGAAGAGGGTGTAATAATTAGGAGTTCCGCAGTTCATGCAGACCCAGAGGCTATAAGGAATGAACTACATAAGCTCAGAGATCAATGGCAATGGGTTCAAAGGAAGGCAAAAGCCCTCAAGAAACCTCAAATTATCCTTGAAGAATACCCAAGCTACATAAGGCTCATAAGAGACTATTGGCAAGAGATAGAAGAGGTGGTATCTGACAACACTGTAGTATGGAACAACATAGCCTCTTTCCTTGAAGAGTTTGAGCCGAGCCTTCTTAGAAAGAACCTCTACCTAAAAGACCCCTCCAGTTATGTGCATAGATACAAACTTTACGAAGTCCTTAAAGGCGTTTTTAACAAGGTATTATGGCTAAAAAGCGGTGGCTACATAGTTATAGAGGAAACAGAAGCCTTCACCATAATAGATGTAAACAGCGGAGACCCTTTAGGGTCATGCCATGAGGAAAATGCGCTAAAGACAAACCTTGAGGCTGTAAAGGAAATAGTCAGACAGATAATACTAAGAGACATAGGTGGTATAATTCTTGTAGACTTTATAGATATGAAAAAGCAGGAGAACAGAAACCTTATAATAAACAGCATGCTGTCAGCCTTTGGTGAAGAAGCCTGTGGGGTTAACATCTACGGTTTTACTAAGCTGGGTATTTTAGAGATGTCAAGGAGGAAAACTGGCAGAAGCGTAACCAAAATGCTATCGGAACCATGCCCCATATGCTCTGGTAAGGGTCATATAAAGAGCTCCTCTCTTTTCTTCCTTGAACTTGATAAGGATATTCCCCTATACCATCAAAGCTCCGTTGAACTACAAGTGCACCCCCTTAGATACGAAAGCGTGAACAAAAGATTGCGAGCAAGAGGGTTCACAAACGTGCAACTGAGCATAAGCGAGGATATTAACATAAACAGCTACAGCTTAAGCCATGCGTAG
- a CDS encoding CBS domain-containing protein yields the protein MSVKNFARKEVITLKPDNTVYDAVRLMKEKNVGSVVIVDDENKPIGIITDRDVVVRVVYNELDVKNTLLEKVMTRGLSVLDENMGLFEALRFMKDEGVRRYPVVDSEGKLTGFFSLDDVLFLLGKELAAVADIIAKESPNL from the coding sequence ATGAGCGTAAAAAACTTTGCAAGAAAAGAGGTTATTACACTTAAGCCTGATAATACAGTTTATGATGCGGTCAGGCTTATGAAGGAAAAAAACGTAGGAAGTGTGGTTATAGTGGATGATGAGAACAAACCCATCGGCATAATAACGGACAGGGATGTGGTCGTAAGAGTTGTCTATAATGAACTTGATGTAAAAAATACGCTCCTTGAGAAAGTTATGACGAGAGGGCTTTCTGTTTTAGACGAAAATATGGGTCTTTTTGAAGCTCTTAGGTTTATGAAGGATGAAGGCGTAAGGAGGTATCCAGTGGTGGACTCTGAAGGAAAACTGACAGGCTTCTTTTCATTGGATGATGTGCTTTTCCTGCTTGGTAAGGAACTCGCAGCTGTCGCAGACATAATAGCCAAGGAAAGCCCAAACCTTTAG
- the pgsA gene encoding CDP-diacylglycerol--glycerol-3-phosphate 3-phosphatidyltransferase, producing MPIAITLFRFFLLFPTLYFLQEEQKNLAGALVIVAGVSDWLDGGIARKTNQVSKLGVLLDPLVDKIFVLGVLSYFLYANEVGLLPFVLILIRELSVSFLRSVSVEKGYAMPASYLGKAKAFFEFITLIALCFELAYISVLLWISVLLAYLSMYDYAIKYAVFERKV from the coding sequence ATGCCAATCGCTATAACGCTTTTTAGATTTTTTCTCCTTTTTCCAACGCTTTACTTTCTACAAGAGGAGCAAAAAAACCTTGCAGGAGCTCTTGTTATAGTTGCTGGGGTTTCTGACTGGTTGGACGGAGGAATAGCAAGAAAAACCAATCAGGTGAGCAAACTGGGAGTTCTCCTTGACCCGCTTGTAGATAAGATATTCGTCCTTGGTGTGCTTTCGTATTTTCTATACGCCAATGAAGTTGGACTTTTACCCTTTGTGCTGATTCTTATAAGAGAGCTTTCTGTGTCCTTTTTGAGGAGCGTTTCTGTAGAAAAGGGTTATGCCATGCCCGCATCCTATCTTGGAAAGGCAAAGGCTTTTTTTGAGTTTATAACCCTTATAGCCCTGTGTTTTGAGCTGGCTTACATTAGCGTGCTTTTGTGGATTTCCGTGCTATTAGCGTACCTCTCCATGTACGACTATGCGATCAAATATGCTGTTTTTGAGAGAAAGGTCTAA
- the rsfS gene encoding ribosome silencing factor, translating into MQDSRELLKTIKNLLEEKKAEDVVVLDVSKQTNIADYFVIATANSVVHARALLKHLNEELEKVGIKPDHVEGVEEANWILVDLIDIIVHIFQKEWREYYDLEWLYSNAERVSL; encoded by the coding sequence ATGCAGGACAGTAGGGAACTTTTAAAGACTATTAAGAATCTATTAGAGGAAAAAAAGGCGGAGGATGTGGTAGTATTGGATGTTTCGAAACAAACGAACATAGCGGATTACTTTGTAATAGCCACCGCTAACTCTGTGGTGCATGCAAGAGCACTCCTGAAACACCTAAATGAAGAGCTTGAAAAGGTAGGTATAAAGCCAGACCATGTGGAAGGAGTTGAAGAAGCTAACTGGATACTTGTTGACCTTATTGATATAATAGTTCATATATTCCAGAAGGAATGGAGAGAATACTATGACCTTGAATGGCTCTACTCTAATGCGGAGAGGGTAAGTTTATGA
- a CDS encoding lipopolysaccharide assembly protein LapA domain-containing protein encodes MSVIKLLLLIAFLTAFLLFIAQNSGYVEVRFFYITYNIPLFVLLLFSFALGFLLPSIYLLLKETMLKRRLHGLEEGLRELSRGYLGRAERLLLSVGRFVEPARSLVAEVVHRQGRLEELKNFNSTASAIVGEIMLKEGNLQEAEGKFNHALLQDGENLRAIKGLRDVYALLDDWEMSLGYQEKALQLCEKWEREKQKGIKAEIMAMVYLKKGEERLIEKAFDLNPSPFVYSVYIKHLLSQDRIKDARKVWEKAVSVGYQEEVLWNLLEDEKALTKLLDAIEARAESTDPDVLCMVYLRLNLLSKAKVLEEKLTTPFKALLYSSQSHREQDRYCLLGIKELLKPFVCSCGKAYNTYKPLCIECIRWGEIKLRREIDVGRP; translated from the coding sequence ATGAGCGTAATAAAACTCCTCCTTCTTATAGCCTTTCTTACAGCTTTCCTCCTTTTTATAGCTCAGAACTCTGGATATGTGGAAGTCCGTTTTTTCTATATAACCTACAACATACCTTTGTTTGTGCTTCTGCTTTTCAGTTTTGCCCTTGGTTTTTTACTTCCCTCTATCTACCTTCTTTTGAAAGAGACAATGCTAAAGAGAAGACTTCATGGACTGGAGGAGGGTCTCAGAGAACTTTCAAGGGGATATCTGGGCAGGGCGGAGCGACTGCTTCTTTCTGTAGGAAGGTTTGTTGAGCCAGCAAGGTCGCTTGTTGCAGAGGTAGTCCACAGACAAGGAAGACTTGAGGAGCTTAAGAATTTCAACAGCACAGCCTCAGCCATTGTGGGTGAGATCATGCTAAAGGAAGGAAACCTGCAGGAAGCGGAGGGGAAGTTCAATCATGCACTCTTACAAGATGGGGAAAACCTTAGGGCGATTAAAGGGCTAAGAGATGTATATGCCCTCTTAGATGACTGGGAAATGTCCTTGGGGTATCAAGAAAAAGCCCTTCAGCTATGCGAGAAGTGGGAGAGGGAAAAGCAAAAGGGCATTAAGGCGGAGATAATGGCCATGGTCTACCTTAAAAAGGGAGAGGAAAGGCTTATAGAAAAAGCCTTTGACTTAAACCCGTCGCCTTTTGTTTACTCAGTTTACATAAAACACCTTCTTTCTCAAGATAGGATAAAAGATGCCAGAAAAGTTTGGGAAAAGGCTGTATCTGTGGGATATCAGGAAGAAGTGCTTTGGAACCTTCTGGAAGATGAAAAGGCTCTTACGAAACTGCTTGACGCCATAGAAGCAAGGGCGGAATCCACAGACCCCGATGTCCTTTGTATGGTATACCTTCGCCTCAATCTACTCAGTAAGGCAAAGGTCTTGGAGGAAAAGCTCACAACCCCCTTTAAAGCTCTTCTTTACAGCTCCCAATCCCACAGAGAACAGGACAGGTACTGCCTGCTTGGAATAAAGGAGCTCCTCAAACCCTTTGTCTGTTCCTGCGGAAAGGCTTATAATACATACAAGCCCTTATGCATAGAGTGCATAAGGTGGGGAGAAATTAAGCTCAGGAGGGAAATAGATGTTGGTAGACCTTGA